In Ilumatobacter fluminis, the following proteins share a genomic window:
- a CDS encoding 4Fe-4S binding protein, whose product MFRTAKDGAATVQYPHAKETPPVRARGVIALREDNCTACMLCARSCPDWCIYIEAHKQLAPPRRAGGKPRQVNHLDRFDIDYALCMYCGICVEVCPFDALFWSPEYEYSEPRIADLLHDKEKLGEWMETVPEAPELEAGAAKK is encoded by the coding sequence ATGTTCCGCACCGCGAAAGACGGTGCGGCCACGGTCCAGTATCCGCATGCCAAGGAGACCCCGCCCGTCCGCGCCCGCGGCGTCATCGCGCTTCGCGAGGACAACTGCACGGCCTGCATGCTGTGTGCCCGCTCGTGCCCCGACTGGTGCATCTACATCGAGGCCCACAAGCAGCTCGCCCCGCCTCGTCGCGCCGGCGGCAAGCCCCGCCAGGTCAACCACCTCGACCGGTTCGACATCGACTACGCGCTCTGCATGTACTGCGGTATCTGCGTCGAGGTGTGTCCGTTCGACGCCCTCTTCTGGAGCCCCGAGTACGAGTACTCCGAGCCCCGCATCGCCGACCTGCTCCACGACAAGGAGAAGCTCGGTGAGTGGATGGAGACCGTGCCCGAGGCGCCCGAGCTCGAAGCGGGGGCGGCCAAGAAATGA
- a CDS encoding MFS transporter, with the protein MREQVGATRPILPLVFVTTLTSIMGNSLLAPLIPDILETFDRPDGSAGLLVAAASLPGIAMAPIIGLLADRFGRRPVLTPCLFVFGLAGVFVATAPTFEIMLIARFCLGLGAAGLVNLAIVLISDHFDGDERTRWIGANSGVLTVALAAFPVVSGAIASAFGWRWALAPLSLGVFSALFAWRTLPPGRPEVQVSLRDQLAGARIAFTDRTILTSVIAAAVSFAVIFGVFLAALPTHLDDEFGLDAWGRGIVFGLPAITSSIAAFNLGRIRRRVGASTVAIVSAAAWTGSFLLLGLAGSLVVLCVGALAYGIAEGALLPTLQDAAMSRAPADQRAAVMAGWTAMARAGQTTGPLVAGALLAGPGSGAALLSGAVGAAALVALFALRPFSDGATPTPTTDETTKKAAP; encoded by the coding sequence ATGCGCGAGCAGGTGGGGGCGACGCGCCCGATCCTTCCCCTCGTGTTCGTCACGACGCTGACGAGCATCATGGGCAACTCCCTGCTCGCGCCGCTGATCCCCGACATCCTCGAGACGTTCGACCGACCCGACGGTTCGGCGGGTCTGCTCGTGGCGGCGGCGTCGCTGCCGGGCATCGCGATGGCGCCGATCATCGGCCTGCTCGCCGATCGTTTCGGACGGCGGCCGGTCTTGACCCCGTGCCTGTTCGTGTTCGGTCTCGCCGGCGTCTTCGTCGCGACCGCTCCCACGTTCGAGATCATGCTGATCGCGCGGTTCTGCCTGGGCCTCGGCGCCGCCGGACTCGTGAACCTCGCGATCGTGCTGATCTCCGACCACTTCGACGGCGACGAGCGGACGCGATGGATCGGCGCCAACTCGGGCGTGCTCACCGTGGCGCTGGCGGCTTTTCCGGTTGTGTCGGGCGCGATCGCATCGGCGTTCGGGTGGCGATGGGCGCTCGCTCCCCTGTCGCTCGGCGTGTTCTCGGCGCTGTTCGCGTGGCGCACCCTGCCACCCGGACGTCCCGAGGTGCAGGTGTCGTTGCGCGATCAGTTGGCCGGCGCCCGGATCGCCTTCACCGACCGAACGATCCTGACGAGCGTCATCGCAGCGGCGGTCAGTTTCGCGGTGATCTTCGGCGTGTTCCTGGCTGCGCTCCCGACCCACCTCGACGACGAGTTCGGACTCGACGCCTGGGGGCGCGGGATCGTGTTCGGGCTCCCGGCGATCACCTCGTCGATCGCCGCGTTCAACCTGGGCCGGATCCGTCGCCGGGTCGGCGCGTCCACCGTGGCGATCGTGTCGGCGGCGGCGTGGACCGGCTCGTTCCTCCTGCTCGGCCTGGCAGGTTCGCTCGTCGTGCTCTGCGTCGGAGCCCTCGCCTATGGCATCGCCGAGGGGGCGCTCCTGCCGACCCTGCAGGACGCCGCCATGTCCCGCGCTCCCGCCGACCAACGGGCGGCGGTGATGGCGGGCTGGACGGCCATGGCCCGGGCCGGACAGACCACCGGACCGCTCGTCGCGGGAGCGCTCCTCGCCGGGCCCGGATCGGGCGCTGCCCTCCTCTCCGGAGCGGTCGGCGCCGCCGCACTCGTGGCCCTGTTCGCGCTCCGTCCGTTCAGCGACGGAGCCACGCCGACACCGACGACGGACGAGACGACGAAAAAGGCGGCGCCGTGA
- a CDS encoding NADH-quinone oxidoreductase subunit L yields the protein MSRPSMLLAAEESGHAVGEASGWFLENAWLIPVIPAVAFFLILFFGKKLPRGGSEFGIVAMLGSLFVAAGATWQWISSTTSHYDEAGNYEVEPVIREIVWWQSGPYEFGLGQHIDGLAIMALLLVAFISTLVQLYSTEYVNGDRRYTHFFAALTLFSSGMLAMVLAPDMVQLILGWEIMGLCSFMLIGHWWEEQANSRAALKAFFTVRVGDMGLLVGTAMLLAIFGTLQISEINELAAAGEFDSKNMLMWTAVALFIACIGKSGQFPLHTWLPDAMAGPTPVSSLLHSSTMVVAGVFLVARIYPVFHVGLDINAAGQSVNLIAAIGGITLLIAAALAFVQNDIKKVLAYSTVSQLGYMMMGLGIGAWTGAVFHIFTHAFFKCCLFLAAGSISHTAAHHSFDMKKDMGGIWKKMPVTFGAWMVSTAALMGIPFTAGFFSKDEIIDSAKHYEYTWFYYAGIIGAFMTAAYMTRATYLTFFGKPRGAAAHFMGVEHDTTGEVHEHSAHPDEAEHADGHLPDETVDAPLHTADTHGAHDAHDDHGHDDHHDDHATHGRPLPFAPFDSPWKITAPLIILAALAIGAGYLNAPALKIYWFEHQTESSIGLPIDHGDHSDEEEHGDDEEHEEALLGSVDELALGAGGGFVAAESGGGDHSYEAPGPFKVPAPPVFTWANAAPGLILVALGILVSWFMSLAVFGRRKNFLSPTVGLTERVKPIGAIHSFLVNKLYLDHLYEKVIVHAIAHPIAKAAYWFNQNVIDGIVNTVGIVTRRLGGWVYRNVDQRVVDGAVNASGKAASEGGHALQPVQSGKVNQYGALLFGAAGIGAILLIILNG from the coding sequence ATGAGCCGACCCTCCATGTTGCTCGCCGCAGAAGAATCCGGCCACGCCGTCGGCGAAGCCAGCGGGTGGTTCCTCGAGAACGCCTGGCTGATCCCGGTCATCCCGGCCGTCGCGTTCTTCCTCATCCTGTTCTTCGGCAAGAAGCTGCCCCGTGGCGGCAGCGAGTTCGGCATCGTCGCGATGCTCGGTTCGCTGTTCGTCGCCGCCGGCGCCACCTGGCAGTGGATCTCGTCCACCACCAGCCACTACGACGAAGCCGGCAACTACGAGGTCGAACCCGTCATCCGCGAGATCGTGTGGTGGCAGTCGGGCCCGTACGAGTTCGGCCTCGGCCAGCACATCGACGGTCTCGCCATCATGGCCCTGCTGCTCGTGGCGTTCATCTCGACGCTCGTGCAGCTGTACTCCACCGAGTACGTCAACGGCGACCGTCGCTACACCCACTTCTTCGCCGCGCTCACCCTCTTCTCGTCGGGCATGCTCGCCATGGTCCTGGCTCCCGACATGGTCCAGCTGATCCTCGGCTGGGAGATCATGGGTCTCTGCTCGTTCATGCTCATCGGACACTGGTGGGAAGAACAGGCCAACAGCCGTGCGGCGCTCAAGGCGTTCTTCACCGTCCGTGTCGGCGACATGGGCCTGCTGGTCGGCACGGCGATGCTGCTCGCGATCTTCGGCACGCTCCAGATCTCCGAGATCAACGAACTCGCCGCTGCCGGTGAGTTCGACAGCAAGAACATGCTCATGTGGACCGCAGTGGCGTTGTTCATCGCCTGCATCGGCAAGTCGGGCCAGTTCCCGCTCCACACCTGGCTCCCCGACGCCATGGCCGGCCCGACGCCTGTCTCGTCGCTGCTCCACAGCTCGACCATGGTCGTTGCCGGCGTGTTCCTCGTCGCCCGCATCTACCCGGTGTTCCACGTCGGTCTCGACATCAACGCCGCCGGACAGTCGGTCAACCTGATCGCCGCCATCGGTGGCATCACCCTGCTGATCGCCGCCGCGCTCGCCTTCGTCCAGAACGACATCAAGAAGGTGCTCGCCTACTCGACGGTGTCGCAGCTCGGCTACATGATGATGGGCCTGGGTATCGGCGCCTGGACCGGTGCCGTGTTCCACATCTTCACGCACGCCTTCTTCAAGTGCTGCCTGTTCCTCGCCGCCGGCTCGATCAGCCACACCGCGGCGCACCACAGCTTCGACATGAAGAAAGACATGGGCGGCATCTGGAAGAAGATGCCGGTCACGTTCGGTGCCTGGATGGTCTCGACCGCTGCGCTGATGGGCATCCCCTTCACCGCCGGTTTCTTCTCGAAGGACGAGATCATCGACTCGGCGAAGCACTACGAGTACACGTGGTTCTACTACGCCGGCATCATCGGTGCGTTCATGACGGCCGCCTACATGACGCGGGCGACCTATCTCACCTTCTTCGGCAAGCCGCGCGGCGCCGCCGCCCACTTCATGGGTGTCGAGCACGACACCACCGGCGAGGTGCACGAGCACTCGGCCCACCCCGACGAGGCCGAGCACGCCGACGGCCACCTGCCCGACGAGACGGTCGACGCCCCGCTCCACACCGCCGACACGCACGGCGCCCACGACGCGCACGACGATCACGGTCACGACGACCACCACGACGACCACGCCACGCACGGACGTCCGCTGCCGTTCGCGCCGTTCGACTCGCCGTGGAAGATCACCGCCCCGCTCATCATCCTCGCGGCGCTGGCGATCGGTGCCGGCTATCTCAACGCACCGGCGCTCAAGATCTACTGGTTCGAACACCAGACCGAGTCGTCGATCGGACTGCCGATCGACCACGGCGACCACAGCGACGAAGAAGAGCACGGCGACGACGAGGAGCACGAAGAAGCGCTGCTCGGCTCCGTCGACGAGCTCGCCCTCGGTGCCGGAGGCGGCTTCGTCGCCGCCGAGTCCGGTGGCGGCGACCACTCGTACGAGGCGCCCGGCCCGTTCAAGGTCCCGGCACCGCCGGTGTTCACGTGGGCCAACGCTGCACCGGGTCTGATCCTGGTCGCGCTCGGCATTCTCGTGAGCTGGTTCATGAGCCTGGCCGTGTTCGGTCGACGCAAGAACTTCCTGTCACCGACGGTCGGACTCACCGAGCGGGTCAAGCCGATCGGCGCGATCCACTCGTTCCTGGTCAACAAGCTGTACCTCGACCACCTCTACGAGAAGGTCATCGTGCACGCGATCGCCCACCCGATCGCGAAGGCGGCCTACTGGTTCAACCAGAACGTCATCGACGGCATCGTCAACACCGTCGGTATCGTCACCCGCCGCCTCGGCGGCTGGGTCTACCGCAACGTCGACCAGCGAGTGGTCGACGGCGCGGTCAACGCATCGGGGAAGGCCGCCTCCGAAGGCGGCCACGCCCTCCAACCCGTCCAGTCCGGCAAGGTCAACCAGTACGGCGCGCTGCTGTTCGGCGCCGCCGGCATCGGTGCCATCCTCCTGATCATCCTCAACGGCTAA
- a CDS encoding acyl-ACP desaturase, whose amino-acid sequence MRPDQAVLDDLDTTVERLLERHLSTTKEWFPHEHVPYGRGRDPIPGEEWSADDADLAGAEIDDAVRSSLLVNLLTEDNLPYYFRTVESKFGSEKAWGEWVRRWTAEEGRHSMAIYGYLMVTRAIDPHHLERCRMAQVSGGITPNPPTVQNGFVYLSLQELATRIAHRSTGQMIGDPAGYDVMMRVASDENLHQLFYRDLAKAAIEVDPSGMVMAMEEEVTKFAMPGVGIPGFAEHAKRIANAGIYDLAIHHEQILVPMVLRTWELESIEGLDAEAEQARERIVKYLEKSGRVAKRLSDRKAKAKADAELASV is encoded by the coding sequence GTGCGCCCGGATCAAGCAGTTCTCGACGATCTCGACACCACGGTCGAGCGGTTGCTCGAACGCCATCTGTCGACCACGAAGGAATGGTTCCCCCACGAGCACGTCCCGTACGGCCGTGGGCGCGACCCGATCCCCGGCGAAGAATGGTCGGCCGACGACGCCGACCTGGCCGGCGCCGAGATCGACGACGCCGTTCGCTCGTCACTGCTCGTCAACCTCCTCACCGAGGACAACCTGCCGTATTACTTCCGCACCGTCGAGAGCAAGTTCGGTTCGGAGAAGGCGTGGGGCGAGTGGGTCCGCCGCTGGACCGCCGAAGAGGGCCGCCACTCGATGGCGATCTACGGCTACCTCATGGTGACCCGGGCGATCGACCCGCACCACCTCGAGCGCTGCCGCATGGCACAGGTGTCGGGCGGCATCACCCCGAACCCGCCGACCGTCCAGAACGGGTTCGTCTACCTCTCGCTGCAGGAGCTCGCCACCCGCATCGCCCACCGCTCCACGGGGCAGATGATCGGTGATCCGGCCGGCTACGACGTCATGATGCGCGTCGCCTCCGACGAGAACCTCCACCAGCTCTTCTACCGCGATCTCGCCAAGGCGGCGATCGAGGTCGACCCGAGCGGCATGGTCATGGCGATGGAAGAAGAGGTCACCAAGTTCGCGATGCCCGGTGTCGGCATTCCCGGCTTCGCCGAGCACGCCAAGCGGATCGCCAACGCCGGCATCTACGACCTCGCCATCCACCACGAGCAGATCCTCGTGCCGATGGTGCTGCGCACCTGGGAGCTCGAGTCGATCGAGGGTCTCGACGCCGAGGCCGAACAGGCCCGCGAGCGGATCGTGAAGTACCTCGAGAAGAGCGGCCGCGTCGCCAAGCGCCTCAGCGACCGCAAGGCGAAGGCCAAGGCCGACGCAGAACTCGCCTCCGTCTGA
- the nuoK gene encoding NADH-quinone oxidoreductase subunit NuoK yields MYAFNFLLLSAALFSFGVYGVLARKNAVMVLMSIELILNSVNLNLVAFALMNNSIDGHVFALFVIAIAAAEVGVGLAMVLMIYRNRRSIALDELSEMKG; encoded by the coding sequence ATGTACGCGTTCAACTTCCTCCTCCTCAGCGCCGCGCTCTTCTCGTTCGGTGTCTACGGCGTCCTCGCCCGCAAGAACGCGGTCATGGTGCTCATGTCGATCGAGCTGATCCTCAACTCGGTCAACCTGAACCTCGTCGCCTTCGCGCTGATGAACAACTCGATCGACGGGCACGTGTTCGCCCTGTTCGTGATCGCGATCGCCGCCGCCGAAGTCGGTGTCGGTCTCGCCATGGTGCTGATGATCTACCGCAACCGGCGTTCGATCGCGCTCGATGAACTCTCGGAGATGAAGGGATGA
- a CDS encoding NADH-quinone oxidoreductase subunit D → MTMLNERQQLSYIAAQAADARLNVELETEGMTLNIGPQHPATHGTLRIIARLDGEQVVWAEPVPGYMHRGYEKLTEVRTFPQVTTLINRIDWLGSFANEVPFILAAEQLMEIEAPPRAQYIRTILFELSRIANIGLFLGDLGVQMGAVTPAFFGFRDREYVLNLIEGATGGRFHPNFDRIGGLKDDLPKGWINETKQVMKRLRGFCDEIEDLLFGNEIFQSRTRGIGVIPADVAKSFGLSGANLRASGVDWDLRRDQSLPMAWDKADFKVWTHPDGDSWARCWVRLQETREATKIVDQLIDDLPAGPVMAKVPRIIKVPEGEAWISTENPLGEMGYYVISKGDLGPFRVKIRSASFNNISITPWVLKGVYVPDIITILASLYFILGDIDR, encoded by the coding sequence ATGACCATGCTCAACGAACGCCAGCAGCTGTCGTACATCGCGGCCCAGGCCGCCGACGCCCGCCTCAACGTCGAGCTCGAGACCGAGGGCATGACCCTCAACATCGGTCCGCAGCACCCGGCGACGCACGGCACGCTCCGCATCATCGCCCGCCTCGACGGCGAGCAGGTCGTGTGGGCCGAGCCCGTGCCCGGCTACATGCACCGCGGCTACGAGAAGCTCACCGAGGTCCGCACGTTCCCGCAGGTCACCACGCTGATCAACCGGATCGACTGGCTCGGCAGCTTCGCGAACGAGGTGCCGTTCATCCTCGCCGCCGAACAGCTCATGGAGATCGAGGCGCCGCCGCGCGCCCAGTACATCCGCACGATCCTGTTCGAGCTCTCGCGCATCGCCAACATCGGCCTGTTCCTCGGCGACCTCGGCGTCCAGATGGGCGCCGTCACCCCCGCCTTCTTCGGGTTCCGCGACCGTGAGTACGTGCTCAACCTGATCGAGGGCGCCACCGGTGGCCGCTTCCACCCGAACTTCGACCGCATCGGCGGCCTGAAGGACGATTTGCCGAAGGGCTGGATCAACGAGACGAAGCAGGTCATGAAGCGCCTGCGCGGCTTCTGCGACGAGATCGAAGACCTCCTCTTCGGCAACGAGATCTTCCAGAGCCGTACCCGTGGCATCGGCGTCATCCCCGCCGACGTCGCCAAGTCGTTCGGCCTGTCGGGCGCCAACCTGCGTGCGTCGGGCGTCGACTGGGACCTCCGCCGCGACCAGTCGCTGCCGATGGCCTGGGACAAGGCCGACTTCAAGGTCTGGACCCATCCCGACGGCGACTCGTGGGCCCGCTGCTGGGTCCGTCTGCAGGAGACTCGCGAGGCCACCAAGATCGTCGACCAGCTGATCGACGACCTGCCCGCCGGCCCGGTCATGGCCAAGGTGCCCCGCATCATCAAGGTGCCCGAGGGTGAAGCCTGGATCTCGACCGAGAACCCGCTCGGTGAGATGGGCTACTACGTGATCAGCAAGGGCGACCTCGGCCCGTTCCGGGTCAAGATCCGCTCGGCCAGCTTCAACAACATCTCGATCACCCCCTGGGTGCTCAAGGGCGTCTACGTGCCCGACATCATCACGATCCTGGCCAGCCTCTACTTCATCCTCGGAGACATCGACCGGTGA
- a CDS encoding NADH-quinone oxidoreductase subunit J family protein, whose amino-acid sequence MSLLAQANDGVNVAQNVGFWIIAALMLWGAFRVVTTRNVVHAALWLVVVLGGIAAQYILAAAEFVAISQVLVYIGAVMVLFLFGIMLTRATIGEETDVNNKNWAVGIPVALLMFGVLAYVTLDFTEDATLTDPTEEQIASATTAISDAYLGAYLVPLIAVSFVLLAAAIGAIVLARKD is encoded by the coding sequence ATGAGCCTCCTCGCCCAAGCCAACGACGGGGTCAACGTCGCCCAGAACGTCGGCTTCTGGATCATCGCAGCGCTGATGCTGTGGGGCGCATTCCGGGTCGTCACGACCCGCAACGTCGTCCACGCCGCCCTGTGGCTGGTGGTCGTGCTCGGCGGCATCGCCGCGCAGTACATTCTCGCCGCCGCCGAGTTCGTGGCGATCTCGCAGGTGCTCGTCTACATCGGTGCCGTCATGGTGCTGTTCCTGTTCGGCATCATGCTCACCCGGGCCACGATCGGTGAAGAGACCGACGTCAACAACAAGAACTGGGCCGTCGGCATCCCCGTCGCCCTCCTGATGTTCGGCGTGCTCGCCTACGTCACCCTCGACTTCACCGAGGACGCGACCCTCACCGACCCGACCGAGGAACAGATCGCATCGGCGACGACGGCGATCTCCGACGCCTACCTCGGCGCCTACCTCGTACCCCTGATCGCCGTCTCGTTCGTCCTGCTCGCCGCCGCCATCGGCGCCATCGTGCTGGCCCGGAAGGACTGA
- a CDS encoding NADH-quinone oxidoreductase subunit C, with amino-acid sequence MARLSDTSTDEAPAELPGDGLRDGIVDALRAAIGDQLLDTHLVPQTDLWVRVSPEAWQQTGAVLKDQGFDYFCFLSAIDWMPSPYGKGEDDPSADDDEAEAEEMKSGYTGGDTRFQVFARLTDIRRHVGVTIKADVPESMTIDTWIGSFAGANWHERETHEMFGITFDGHPDMRNLYLPGEFEGFPLRKDFPLLSRMIKPWPGIVDVEPMPEFDDEEGGDGE; translated from the coding sequence GTGGCCCGATTGAGTGACACCTCCACCGACGAAGCGCCGGCGGAGCTCCCCGGCGACGGCTTGCGCGACGGCATCGTCGACGCGCTGCGTGCGGCGATCGGCGACCAGCTACTCGATACCCACCTGGTTCCGCAGACCGACCTCTGGGTCCGTGTCTCGCCCGAGGCATGGCAGCAGACCGGTGCCGTGCTGAAAGACCAGGGCTTCGACTACTTCTGCTTCCTGTCGGCGATCGACTGGATGCCGTCGCCGTACGGCAAGGGCGAAGACGACCCCTCGGCCGACGACGACGAGGCCGAAGCCGAAGAGATGAAGTCGGGCTACACCGGCGGCGACACCCGCTTCCAGGTGTTCGCACGCCTCACCGACATCCGTCGCCACGTCGGCGTCACGATCAAGGCCGACGTTCCCGAGTCGATGACGATCGACACGTGGATCGGCAGCTTCGCCGGTGCCAACTGGCACGAGCGCGAAACGCACGAGATGTTCGGGATCACCTTCGACGGTCACCCCGACATGCGCAACCTCTACCTTCCCGGCGAGTTCGAGGGGTTCCCGCTCCGCAAGGACTTCCCACTCCTCTCCCGGATGATCAAGCCGTGGCCCGGCATCGTCGACGTCGAGCCGATGCCCGAATTCGACGACGAAGAAGGCGGTGACGGCGAATGA
- a CDS encoding complex I subunit 1/NuoH family protein, which produces MTSLLAVEVPYWGQSLLRVLGGIVAVLLPAGTIVYLFLFKMMSFMQSRLGPMEAGPYGSMQLLAEVGKWLQKEDIIPENADRTIFKIAPLIVLASTFLLVVVVPFGPDALMTDFQAGIYYALAIGSVSVIGILVAGWSSANKYSLLGGLRAAGQLIAYELPMVLAVVGVVIQAGSMNLQQIVVAQNTYEIFGLDWIGMPFVITQCVGFVIFMIAVQAELTQPPFDMPIAESELVSGYMTEYSGFRFLTFFIAEFATAGVFAFIAAVLFLGGWGVPFSWFGWDTVDSVDNWMNVVGPIIMLTKMMLLVGIIMWVRFTYPRFREDQLQQFAWKVLIPVSILNIAVTAILKVAV; this is translated from the coding sequence GTGACATCCCTGCTTGCTGTTGAGGTCCCGTACTGGGGACAGTCGCTGTTGCGCGTCTTGGGCGGCATCGTCGCGGTGCTCCTGCCCGCCGGCACGATCGTCTACCTGTTCCTGTTCAAGATGATGTCGTTCATGCAGAGCCGCCTCGGCCCGATGGAGGCCGGCCCGTACGGCTCGATGCAGCTCCTCGCCGAGGTCGGCAAGTGGCTGCAGAAGGAAGACATCATCCCCGAGAACGCCGACCGGACGATCTTCAAGATCGCACCGCTCATCGTGCTCGCGTCCACCTTCCTGCTCGTCGTCGTCGTGCCGTTCGGCCCCGACGCCCTGATGACCGACTTCCAGGCGGGCATCTACTACGCCCTGGCAATCGGCTCGGTCTCGGTCATCGGCATCCTCGTCGCAGGCTGGTCGAGTGCGAACAAGTACTCGCTGCTCGGTGGCCTGCGTGCCGCCGGCCAGCTCATCGCCTACGAACTCCCGATGGTGCTCGCCGTCGTCGGCGTCGTCATCCAGGCCGGTTCGATGAACCTGCAGCAGATCGTGGTGGCGCAGAACACCTACGAGATCTTCGGGCTCGACTGGATCGGCATGCCGTTCGTCATCACCCAGTGCGTCGGCTTCGTGATCTTCATGATCGCCGTGCAGGCCGAGCTCACCCAGCCGCCGTTCGACATGCCGATCGCCGAATCCGAGCTCGTGTCCGGCTACATGACCGAGTACTCGGGCTTCCGATTCCTGACGTTCTTCATCGCCGAGTTCGCCACCGCCGGCGTGTTCGCCTTCATCGCTGCCGTGCTGTTCCTCGGCGGTTGGGGCGTGCCGTTCAGCTGGTTCGGCTGGGACACGGTCGACTCGGTCGACAACTGGATGAACGTCGTCGGGCCGATCATCATGCTCACCAAGATGATGCTGCTGGTCGGGATCATCATGTGGGTCCGCTTCACCTACCCACGTTTCCGTGAAGACCAGCTCCAGCAGTTCGCCTGGAAGGTCCTCATCCCGGTGTCGATCCTGAACATCGCCGTCACCGCAATCCTCAAGGTCGCCGTCTAA
- a CDS encoding NADH-quinone oxidoreductase subunit A codes for MSLFLRDYLTVVWFGLAALVLGSLLLGIAAAVRPSRPNAEKLIAYESGVDPVGMGWSQSQVRYYVFALLFVIFDVEAVFIFPWATSMERYGWFGLITMLIFIVLLLDGLVYAWKRGLLRWV; via the coding sequence ATGTCGCTGTTTCTGCGCGATTACCTCACCGTCGTCTGGTTCGGCCTCGCCGCGCTGGTCCTCGGCAGTCTGCTGCTCGGTATTGCCGCCGCAGTCAGGCCGTCGCGTCCCAACGCCGAGAAGCTGATCGCATACGAATCCGGTGTCGACCCGGTCGGCATGGGGTGGTCGCAGAGCCAAGTTCGTTATTACGTGTTCGCCCTCCTCTTCGTCATCTTCGACGTCGAGGCCGTGTTCATCTTCCCCTGGGCGACCTCCATGGAGCGGTACGGCTGGTTCGGCCTCATCACGATGCTGATCTTCATCGTGCTGTTGCTCGACGGTCTCGTCTACGCCTGGAAGCGAGGACTCCTCCGATGGGTCTAG
- a CDS encoding NADH-quinone oxidoreductase subunit B family protein — MPAPLTKLFNIGRSYSMWVYQWGLACCAIEMGAAFASPRYDVMRLGVIPLPASPRQADFVVVSGTVTDKMAPAVRRLYEQMPEPKYVISMGSCANCGGPYWDSYSVTKGVDQILPVDVYVPGCPPRPEALLEGIVLLQQRIRNEDMGAKWRHEEYTSLQASNAKKNPPAADQQASDAAREPIVVGGGPIE; from the coding sequence ATGCCCGCCCCACTCACCAAGCTGTTCAACATCGGGCGTTCGTACTCGATGTGGGTGTACCAGTGGGGTCTCGCCTGCTGCGCGATCGAGATGGGCGCAGCGTTCGCGTCGCCCCGCTACGACGTGATGCGCCTCGGCGTCATCCCGTTGCCTGCGAGCCCGCGCCAGGCCGACTTCGTCGTCGTGTCCGGCACGGTCACCGACAAGATGGCGCCGGCCGTGCGTCGTCTGTACGAGCAGATGCCCGAGCCGAAGTACGTGATCTCGATGGGATCGTGCGCCAACTGCGGCGGCCCGTACTGGGACAGCTACTCGGTCACCAAGGGCGTCGACCAGATCCTGCCGGTCGACGTGTACGTGCCCGGCTGCCCGCCGCGTCCGGAGGCCCTGCTCGAGGGCATCGTCCTGCTCCAGCAGCGCATCCGCAACGAGGACATGGGCGCCAAGTGGCGTCACGAGGAGTACACCTCGCTGCAAGCCAGCAACGCCAAGAAGAACCCGCCGGCCGCCGACCAGCAGGCGTCCGACGCCGCTCGCGAGCCGATCGTGGTCGGGGGTGGCCCGATTGAGTGA